A DNA window from Paenibacillus sp. HWE-109 contains the following coding sequences:
- a CDS encoding tripartite tricarboxylate transporter substrate binding protein: protein MKKNWNWNYAAVGLSLLAITVLSACGSSTKVNTAASSAAVSAAPKGSAAPSAGTSYPTRPIQILVPFSAGGATDLSLRALAPKLEKILGQKVEVIDKPGGAGALSMNEVIKAKPDGYTVGFTSVGPGIITPLTTEVGYTTKDFDAVGGYMDNPYALAVSADSKYGTLEELVTDIKANPNKVKVGTTGPSSPSYIGLQQFAKTQDLKFQLVPYNGGVDAVNALLGHNLDAIVNVDSEILSYVKDKKFKALAIVTKKRSAILPDVKTSDEQNFKGLTFAPPPGGLIVPKGTPADVVAKLSDALKQATADADVKKSFDNIFIEPIFSSAAEFRKAYDETAEFYAQNLKK from the coding sequence AAAAGAACTGGAATTGGAATTATGCCGCTGTGGGGTTGTCATTATTAGCTATAACGGTGCTTTCCGCATGTGGAAGCAGTACGAAGGTCAACACAGCTGCAAGTTCGGCCGCCGTCAGCGCAGCGCCAAAGGGGAGTGCGGCGCCGTCTGCCGGTACAAGCTACCCAACAAGACCGATTCAAATCTTGGTGCCATTCTCTGCGGGAGGAGCAACGGATTTATCCCTTCGCGCATTGGCGCCCAAGCTGGAGAAAATTCTCGGACAGAAAGTTGAAGTCATTGATAAACCGGGCGGAGCAGGCGCATTGTCTATGAATGAAGTCATCAAGGCTAAGCCGGATGGCTACACGGTTGGTTTTACATCCGTTGGTCCAGGGATCATTACACCACTAACAACTGAAGTTGGTTATACGACCAAAGACTTCGATGCTGTGGGAGGCTATATGGATAACCCGTATGCATTGGCCGTTTCTGCCGATAGCAAATACGGCACGTTAGAGGAACTGGTTACAGATATTAAGGCAAATCCCAATAAGGTGAAAGTCGGAACAACTGGACCCTCCTCGCCATCTTACATTGGCCTTCAGCAATTCGCCAAGACGCAGGATTTGAAGTTCCAGCTAGTGCCGTATAACGGTGGGGTTGATGCTGTTAATGCGCTGCTAGGGCACAATTTGGACGCTATTGTTAACGTAGATTCCGAAATTCTTTCTTACGTGAAAGATAAGAAGTTCAAGGCGCTTGCGATCGTAACGAAGAAACGCTCGGCGATTCTGCCGGATGTGAAAACGTCCGATGAGCAGAATTTCAAAGGCTTGACGTTCGCTCCGCCTCCAGGAGGCTTGATCGTTCCTAAGGGAACGCCGGCTGATGTAGTCGCGAAGCTGAGCGATGCGTTGAAACAGGCAACCGCTGATGCGGATGTGAAAAAGAGTTTCGATAATATCTTCATCGAACCGATCTTCAGCTCTGCAGCGGAATTCCGCAAGGCCTACGATGAGACTGCAGAATTCTATGCGCAAAATCTGAAGAAATAA